The nucleotide sequence TCTCCGTGGAGCCGTTGAACATGATACAAGGTGGTCAGTGTTGTCGAGTACTTTGCGAAGCCAAtgcgccctcttctccgcaCTTAGAGCGGGACGACAGTTGCGTCTTCCCCTTGGTCGCCCGATTGCCGCGATATTGTTGACATCGATGAAGATGTAGTCATTTTCAGTCGAGGAACACCCTCACAGGACGCAGGGTGAGCCAGAAATAGGttccgcacgcacacatacaagcCAAGCATCTCAGCACTCGACGTTCGCACAGTTGCTGAACTGGTACGCTGCTTCGCACAGATGCCCGCGTGCGCAAGAAGACCCTTTCAGACTGCTGGCGCCTATAAGAGACGTCTCATCCAGAACGCTGCGGAGTGTGTACAAAAGCACTATGTTGCATCCTCTTAAGCTGTGATGGTACAAAAGACGAGCACGACTGGGGATCAGCACACCTTGTGAATATGCATTGCCTTCTTGTAGAGAAGGCTGAAGGGGGCcggtggagaggagggggggagtCTCAAGGCGGCTCCGCAGAGCAGGGTGAACTTGGATAAAGGGAGGAGTAATCAGATAGCCAAAGATGCATGCAAATGAGCTGAGAAGGTGGCCAATGGGACTGACGTTTGATTACGATCGCTTCGGATGTCGTCAGCAGATAAAATGGGAGGTGAGCGCAGGAAGACGCAGTGAAGCAGGCGTGGGGCTACTTGacagtgtgtgcgtgtgtgtatagTGGGAGGGGCTTCGGCAATTCGATGCGGTGACCGCATCGATCAGCAGTAGAGGATGAACGAACACAGCACACAAGAGTTTTGTTGCGAAGAAGAAACgcacaaaggaaaaggggcaaaaaaaaaaaacaaagaaaaccTCGCGAGGCGCACGGACGACTTGTGTGCCTGATCTCAAGACATGGTTGCCCGCATACAGACTCGAGGAGAGGGAAACGGAGAGAGTAGTGTCCTAGTCGGCCAACTCCTCGTCAGAGCTCCAGCCGGTCGCGTCCATCCCCGCCTCCCACTTTGCCTTCAGCGCCTTTACCCCACAGACCTCCTCTATAAACGACGGGCTGTTGACGCACTGCAGGAGAAACTcgctccccccttccctgtACGCACGCAAAAGCGCGTCGGCGCAAGCAGTGCAGAAAGGGTTCCGCTCACCACACAGGTGGTGCATGGTGTGTGAGaagacgctgccgcggatCTGCTGCGGGATGACCCCGAGGCGGCACCTCCCCTGATCACTTTCACCAGTGGCTGCCTCACGATAGGCTGGGCACCGAAAGCCACTGGGGTGCTGGTACAACTCGGCCAACAGCTCGACCGCAATTGCCGACGCAATGGACGACACCGCTGGTCGAGTAACCGTACATTGCTCATCCAGCGCACGGAAGCTGAGGCTGTCTGTCGGTGCTATGATGTCGCTGCAAAAGTAGCATCCCAAGGGGGTGTGAAGCGTGTCACGGCAGTCGTCCTCCCCTACAGCGTTGGAGCGGGATGTCTGCGCCGGCACACCATGACGCATCACCACGTACGTGTCGAAGCCGAGGGCAACGTTGATGACAGGTGTCCCtgtcgcagcagcaatgATGGTCGGCACCCAGCGAGCCTCGCGCGAGTCCGTGAGGAGGAACACAACGTCACTTTCGGCGATGAGCTCTTCGAGTCGGCGAATTTCGCCGAGCGCCTTATCCGCATTCGCCTCATCGATGCGATGCCCCGGCATGTGGATAGTCAAAGGCACCgggcgcaccaccgcagaTGGGATGATGGCGCGAACTGcctcggcagccgcgtccACCTTAGTCTTGCCGTCTTTAGCTGCCTCGAAGGTGAACAACGACTGGCGCGCCAAGTTGGAGAAGGAGACACGGCCGCGGTCGACCAAGGTGAGGTTACGGACTCCCCACATCAGCAGATTTCGTGCCACGTTGCAGCCCAGGGTGCCAGTACCAAGAAGAAGCGCTTTGCACCTGGCAATCTGATCTAACGCCAGTGACGGCAACACGCGCCACTTCATCAATTCGAGGTTAAAACGAGAATCGCTGTCAGCCCGCTGGACGGGGTTGACAAAGGCCCCCAGGTCCAGGCTCTCGATCTTCTTCTTGCGCCACCCTGAGGCCTTTAGAGAGGGAAACTCCTCCTTCCACTGCACGCGCGTCAGGTCGGCGAACGACGCGCCCGTCAGCCGCTCTCGGAGAGAAGTTACAAGCGACTCCTCGAGGGCATCGAACGCCAGCTTCACAAATACACTTTTCTCCGTGCCTCCAGACCGCAGCGCGTAGAGACGGAGGGTGTTGAGGGACGGCACTGCAAGTCGCAGGCACGTGATCACGTTCCGCACCGGAAGACTAACGCTCCCCACGGCGTCGGAAAAGTCGAACAAGCAGACGACAACACTGTCGCCTTtcgctgcagtggcagtgACGAAGGCAGTTGGCGAGAAAGAAATGAACTCTACGCTGTCGTTGGCGCATACAGCCAGAAACGGGTTGCAGGCTCGCTCAGGTTTCTGACGGAGCAGGCTTATCCCGTGGCGATGCATCGCTTGCGCAGCCTCAGCGGAAAACGGAAGCGCAGGCGATGCACCGAGCACTAGCCGGTCAACTAGCACAGCGCTCTCGATCGCAGTGCACGGAAAAGCTTCCCAGTGAAAAAAGCGGTACGCCTTTGCATCAATGTAAGTGAACATGCAAAGAGTGGCAAACGGCATGTTGCCCCAcgcatccgcctcctcttcggcGCTGGCATACAACGCCACAGCAGGCCCCAGCAGCGTCTTCGCCGCGATGGAAATTAGTGCGTTCCGCAAATTCAGCGCATTGAGCTCCTCCGCAAAGTTGAAGCTCCTCACCGTCCCTTGCACCTGCACGCTCACAACGTCGGCAGCGTTTTCCGCTGCAGCCTGGGCAAGCGTTGATGGATGCAGGCTGCCAGCGCTCAGGTGCACCAGGTTTGCTGGAGACAAAAATACGCGGTCTGAAACGTTGGCGCGGATAacgccggcgagggcggcatgCGGCTCCTCCAGTCTCCACTCGGTCAGCTTGAGCTGCCGGAGTTGCTCCCAGAACCCAACGTCGATGGACAGCTGGAGGTCCGAGAAGGTGAGATGCGGTTT is from Leishmania donovani BPK282A1 complete genome, chromosome 7 and encodes:
- a CDS encoding ubiquitin activating E1 enzyme, putative: MSAVSGKPHLTFSDLQLSIDVGFWEQLRQLKLTEWRLEEPHAALAGVIRANVSDRVFLSPANLVHLSAGSLHPSTLAQAAAENAADVVSVQVQGTVRSFNFAEELNALNLRNALISIAAKTLLGPAVALYASAEEEADAWGNMPFATLCMFTYIDAKAYRFFHWEAFPCTAIESAVLVDRLVLGASPALPFSAEAAQAMHRHGISLLRQKPERACNPFLAVCANDSVEFISFSPTAFVTATAAKGDSVVVCLFDFSDAVGSVSLPVRNVITCLRLAVPSLNTLRLYALRSGGTEKSVFVKLAFDALEESLVTSLRERLTGASFADLTRVQWKEEFPSLKASGWRKKKIESLDLGAFVNPVQRADSDSRFNLELMKWRVLPSLALDQIARCKALLLGTGTLGCNVARNLLMWGVRNLTLVDRGRVSFSNLARQSLFTFEAAKDGKTKVDAAAEAVRAIIPSAVVRPVPLTIHMPGHRIDEANADKALGEIRRLEELIAESDVVFLLTDSREARWVPTIIAAATGTPVINVALGFDTYVVMRHGVPAQTSRSNAVGEDDCRDTLHTPLGCYFCSDIIAPTDSLSFRALDEQCTVTRPAVSSIASAIAVELLAELYQHPSGFRCPAYREAATGESDQGRCRLGVIPQQIRGSVFSHTMHHLCGERNPFCTACADALLRAYREGGSEFLLQCVNSPSFIEEVCGVKALKAKWEAGMDATGWSSDEELAD